From the genome of Nakamurella flavida:
CGGCCGCCTACACCGTGGCGCTCACCCTCGGCGCGGCGCTCTCGGCGGCGGTGACCCTGCCGTTCGGCGACGCGGTGGGCGGCGGCTGGCGGACCGGGCTGGCCCTGTGGGCCGCCACCGCGGCGGTGGCGATGGTCCCGTGGCTGGCGGTCGCGCACGTGCCGACCGAGAAGGAACGGGCGGACACCCCGGAACGCATCGGACTCGGGCGTCTCGCCCGGACCTCGATGGCGTGGGTGCTGGCCGGGTTCTTCGGCACCCAGGCGCTCATCGCCTACGTCACCTTCGGCTGGCTGCCGTCCATCGCCGTCGACCGCGGTCTGTCGACCACGGCGGCCGGTCTGCAGGTCACCCTGGCCACGGCGGTCGGTCTGCCCGTCGCCGCGATCGTGCCGCTGATCCTGGGTCGGGCCCGCCGTCCCGGCCTGCTGGTGCTCGCCCTGTCGGCGGGCTACGTGCTCGGATTCGGTGGGCTGATCCTCCAGGTCGGCCCGATCTGGCTGCTGGCCACGCTGATCGGGGTCGGCACCGGGGTCTTCCCGCTCGTGCTGACCCTGATCGCCTTGCGGGCGCGGACCACCGCGGGGGCGCTCTCCCTGTCGGCCTTCACCCAGAGCGTCGGCTATCTGCTGGCGTCGGCGGGGCCCGTCGGGTTCGGCGCGCTGCACGACGCGACCGGCGACTGGACCGTGCCGTTGCTGGCCCTGCTCGTGGTCGCCGTCGCGCAGGCCGTCCTGGGCCTGTCCGCGACCCGCCCCCGGTACATCGAGGACGCGCTCAGCCGGCGGTGACCGGCATCAGCAGGGCGGTGGCGGTGGCCGCCCGACCCTCACCGCGACCGGTCAGCCCCAGTCCGTCGGTCGTCGTCCCGGCGACGGACACCGGGGCGCCGAGGACGGCCGTCAGGACCGCCTCCGCCTCGACGCGCCGGGGTGAGAGACGGGGCGTGTTGGCCAGCACCTGGACCGCGACGTTGCCGATCCGGTAGCCCGCGGCCTCCACCCGCCGGCGGACCTCGGTCAGCAGCTCGGCACCCGACGCACCCGCCCA
Proteins encoded in this window:
- a CDS encoding MFS transporter, coding for MPLSPARTRLLVGAGVVLLALNLRPAVNAVGAVIPVLQPDVGLSGTGSGLLLSLPTVAFAVLGLSAPRVAERFGAERTVVAALAAMIVGQVLRSLVPGLPALFGGSLIALTGIAVANVLIPGLVRKSFPDRIAGMTAAYTVALTLGAALSAAVTLPFGDAVGGGWRTGLALWAATAAVAMVPWLAVAHVPTEKERADTPERIGLGRLARTSMAWVLAGFFGTQALIAYVTFGWLPSIAVDRGLSTTAAGLQVTLATAVGLPVAAIVPLILGRARRPGLLVLALSAGYVLGFGGLILQVGPIWLLATLIGVGTGVFPLVLTLIALRARTTAGALSLSAFTQSVGYLLASAGPVGFGALHDATGDWTVPLLALLVVAVAQAVLGLSATRPRYIEDALSRR